A stretch of the Pedobacter sp. MC2016-14 genome encodes the following:
- a CDS encoding HAMP domain-containing sensor histidine kinase — protein sequence MKIQTKITLFFFIIATVGLMLLNASIFYFVSEFSFEDFFKRLEARVNLAAEIKINPDSKSAAYQEVRSKYLEKLEQEKDYIIPVNHLKDNTFIKPLPLPDQFYQSIIKVGKARYNENNHFYVGAFFKKDNASYIVIVAAEDPYGFKELEQLKKVLLIIFFISIVLTYIAGKIFSWYIIQPVTTIINRVKTITANNLNSRLTELKGKDEIAELVLTFNNMLTRLETSFETQNNFVSNASHELRTPLTIITSEAEILLNSTQLEPNHQEAVKTIFAEAEKLGHILSSLLGLAQTGFNGKKQNWESIRIDELVVSVAEAVKKIESESKINLDFSGLPDNESMMYTEGNLNLLQLAISNIVLNACKYSNNSPVVIRVSSAGNRITIAVSDQGIGIPEEDQSHIFEPFFRASNTTDFQGYGIGLPLTLNIIRLHKGTIGIRSEEQVGTEIQILLPIQQLGTTEVSL from the coding sequence ATGAAAATACAAACCAAAATCACCTTATTCTTTTTCATCATAGCCACCGTTGGGCTTATGTTGCTCAACGCTTCTATTTTTTATTTCGTTTCTGAGTTCAGTTTTGAAGATTTTTTTAAACGATTGGAAGCAAGGGTAAACCTGGCCGCAGAAATTAAGATAAATCCAGACAGTAAATCTGCGGCTTACCAGGAGGTGAGGAGCAAGTACCTGGAAAAATTAGAACAAGAAAAAGATTACATCATTCCAGTAAATCATTTAAAAGACAATACTTTCATTAAACCATTGCCCTTGCCAGATCAGTTTTATCAATCTATTATCAAAGTAGGTAAAGCAAGGTATAATGAAAATAACCATTTTTATGTAGGTGCCTTTTTCAAAAAAGACAATGCCAGTTATATCGTTATTGTTGCCGCAGAAGACCCTTATGGATTTAAAGAACTCGAGCAGTTAAAAAAAGTACTGCTAATTATATTCTTTATCTCTATCGTTCTCACCTATATTGCCGGTAAAATCTTTTCATGGTACATCATACAGCCCGTTACAACCATCATCAACAGGGTTAAAACCATTACGGCAAACAATTTGAATTCAAGACTTACAGAATTAAAAGGTAAAGATGAAATTGCAGAACTTGTGCTCACCTTTAATAACATGCTTACCCGTTTGGAAACTTCATTTGAAACCCAAAACAATTTTGTGAGTAATGCTTCCCATGAGTTAAGAACCCCGCTCACCATCATCACCAGTGAGGCCGAAATATTGCTCAATAGCACTCAGCTGGAGCCAAACCATCAGGAAGCGGTTAAAACCATTTTTGCAGAAGCAGAAAAACTCGGTCATATTTTAAGCAGCCTGCTTGGCCTTGCACAAACGGGTTTTAACGGGAAAAAGCAGAACTGGGAAAGTATCAGGATAGATGAGCTGGTGGTTAGTGTGGCAGAAGCGGTTAAGAAAATTGAATCCGAGTCCAAGATTAACCTGGATTTTTCTGGCCTTCCAGACAACGAATCCATGATGTATACCGAAGGGAACCTTAACCTGCTCCAGCTTGCAATCAGCAACATTGTACTCAATGCCTGTAAATACTCAAATAACAGTCCGGTCGTAATCCGCGTGTCATCAGCGGGTAACAGAATTACAATTGCTGTATCAGATCAGGGGATTGGAATTCCAGAAGAAGATCAGTCGCACATCTTTGAGCCTTTTTTCAGGGCTTCTAATACCACAGATTTTCAGGGATATGGAATTGGCCTTCCGCTTACTTTAAATATCATTCGTTTGCATAAAGGTACCATAGGCATCCGCTCAGAAGAGCAGGTAGGTACAGAAATCCAGATCCTCTTGCCCATCCAGCAATTAGGTACTACAGAAGTTAGTTTGTAA
- a CDS encoding bestrophin family protein, which translates to MLLKENIPVSYVFGKIWKEMLLVTAYAALIAVLYNTYHFTRISIPIAVPTILGTVISLLLAFKSNQAYDRWWEARTIWGGIVNDSRTLTRQLLTFVDSPYELEKERAFCERMAKRQIAWSHSLSRHLRGQDPLQGLQRLLSEEDFETIQRYNNVPMALLELQGSDLRNAYKLGWINEFQQVEMDNTLTRFSNEMGGCERIKNTIFPATYSTYIHFSVLLFILLLPFGLIEFFGVVEIPLVIAISCSFFLIEKMAIHLQDPFENKPTDTPTSAISQTIERDIRQMLKENYKQEEKHGASPKASKVFYVL; encoded by the coding sequence ATGCTATTAAAAGAGAATATACCAGTTTCCTATGTATTTGGAAAGATTTGGAAAGAGATGCTCCTGGTTACTGCCTATGCTGCATTGATAGCAGTTTTATACAACACTTATCACTTTACCCGAATATCAATCCCTATCGCCGTACCTACAATTTTAGGTACCGTAATTTCCCTGCTGCTGGCTTTTAAATCCAATCAGGCCTATGACCGCTGGTGGGAAGCACGCACCATTTGGGGAGGTATTGTGAACGATTCAAGAACACTGACCCGGCAGCTACTCACCTTTGTAGACAGCCCTTATGAGCTGGAAAAGGAAAGAGCATTTTGTGAGCGCATGGCAAAAAGACAAATTGCCTGGAGCCACAGCCTAAGCAGGCATTTGCGTGGACAAGATCCTTTGCAGGGTTTACAACGCTTACTCTCCGAAGAAGATTTTGAAACCATTCAGCGGTATAACAATGTGCCTATGGCATTGTTGGAATTACAAGGGTCTGATTTGAGGAATGCCTATAAATTAGGCTGGATCAATGAATTTCAGCAGGTAGAAATGGACAATACCCTAACACGTTTCTCTAATGAAATGGGGGGCTGCGAACGGATCAAAAACACCATATTTCCTGCAACATACAGTACCTATATCCACTTTTCCGTATTGCTGTTTATTTTACTGTTGCCTTTCGGATTAATTGAATTCTTTGGTGTAGTTGAAATTCCATTGGTGATTGCCATTTCATGTTCCTTCTTCCTGATTGAGAAAATGGCCATTCATCTGCAAGATCCTTTTGAAAACAAACCTACAGATACGCCTACCAGTGCCATTTCACAAACCATAGAGCGCGACATTCGACAAATGCTTAAAGAGAATTACAAACAGGAAGAAAAACATGGGGCCAGTCCTAAAGCTTCAAAAGTTTTCTACGTCCTTTAA
- a CDS encoding FAD/NAD(P)-binding protein yields MIKQHPNPLNLVIIGGGFCGALTAIHLLKEQDVSINIHLVHKGSAIGKGVAYDPYHSSLLLNVPNGRMSAFAEIPEHYTDWLKRNGDDCNEEPADLSAQFSTRREYGNYINALWLDALQQIPSSKSVKIYDAYAMQVCEAEHGFEVHLSGTSSLSADVVILATGNQLPGIPNGIDTALQQSKYYFGNPWDEACITEFKEDEDLLIIGNGLTMADTVLTLVDAGFKATIHTVSPRGYQLKPSKEDKEPYLSLDIPSLLKDKDNLLTLLNAFNKHRKIADGLSQSIYQGIDAVRPHAQKIWNSFDDQEKQQFIKRINSVWSSSRHRLPLQTYFTLEKYQHHKKLITHKGFIVNTKEEAGVVTATLNCNGKTEQLNVQRIINCTGPNTDIKKQSGTLLFNMEKAGLICRGPHHIGIKTSADDHCVISADGNVKENLFVIGSNLKGSLWESTAVPELRLQAQKLAERILSSLIS; encoded by the coding sequence TTGATTAAACAGCATCCTAATCCATTAAACCTAGTTATTATTGGTGGCGGCTTTTGCGGCGCCTTAACTGCCATCCACTTACTGAAAGAGCAAGATGTTTCCATCAATATTCATCTGGTGCATAAAGGGAGTGCGATTGGAAAAGGTGTAGCTTATGATCCTTATCATTCTTCTCTTTTGTTAAATGTGCCCAATGGCAGGATGAGTGCTTTTGCCGAAATTCCAGAGCATTATACAGATTGGCTTAAGCGAAACGGAGATGACTGCAATGAAGAGCCTGCCGATCTTTCGGCCCAGTTTTCTACACGAAGGGAGTATGGAAATTACATCAACGCTTTATGGCTGGATGCCCTGCAACAAATCCCTTCCTCTAAATCGGTTAAGATTTATGATGCGTATGCAATGCAGGTTTGTGAAGCTGAGCACGGCTTTGAAGTTCATTTGTCTGGCACTTCTTCTTTGAGTGCTGATGTAGTGATACTGGCCACTGGCAATCAACTACCGGGCATTCCAAATGGAATTGATACGGCATTGCAGCAAAGTAAATATTACTTTGGCAATCCCTGGGACGAGGCCTGTATTACTGAATTTAAGGAAGATGAAGACCTTTTGATTATTGGCAATGGTTTAACAATGGCAGATACCGTGTTAACACTTGTTGATGCTGGCTTTAAGGCTACCATCCATACCGTTTCGCCCCGGGGTTATCAACTAAAACCATCTAAAGAGGATAAGGAACCTTATTTGTCTTTAGACATCCCTTCTTTATTGAAGGATAAAGATAATTTGCTAACACTTTTAAATGCATTTAACAAGCACCGTAAAATTGCGGATGGCTTAAGTCAGTCCATTTATCAGGGTATTGATGCCGTACGCCCGCATGCCCAGAAAATATGGAATTCCTTTGATGATCAGGAGAAGCAACAGTTTATAAAACGCATAAATTCGGTATGGAGCAGTTCAAGGCACCGGCTTCCGTTGCAAACCTATTTTACGCTTGAGAAATACCAGCACCATAAAAAACTGATTACCCATAAAGGTTTTATCGTAAATACAAAAGAAGAGGCCGGAGTGGTTACTGCTACCTTAAATTGTAATGGCAAAACAGAACAACTTAATGTACAACGCATCATTAACTGTACTGGGCCGAATACGGATATTAAAAAACAAAGCGGAACATTACTGTTTAACATGGAAAAAGCAGGCCTAATTTGCAGAGGCCCGCATCATATTGGCATAAAGACTTCTGCTGATGACCATTGCGTGATTAGTGCGGATGGAAATGTAAAGGAAAATTTATTTGTTATTGGCAGTAACTTGAAAGGCTCACTCTGGGAAAGCACTGCTGTACCTGAGCTAAGGCTACAGGCACAAAAGCTTGCCGAACGGATATTGAGTAGCTTAATTTCTTAG
- a CDS encoding DUF2147 domain-containing protein encodes MKYISFLLLLTAVTFSGFSQSKDAVLGKWVNSSGEANIEIFKKGDQYFGKIVWLKNPKDDKGNVKTDLKNPEEKLKTRPILGLQILNNFVYDGSKWTDGKIYDPKSGKTYSCNMTFNDAGDLNIRGYVGVALLGRTDIWKRVK; translated from the coding sequence ATGAAATACATATCTTTCTTACTGCTCCTTACAGCAGTTACATTTTCGGGGTTTTCACAAAGTAAAGATGCCGTTTTAGGCAAATGGGTCAACTCCAGTGGCGAAGCTAACATTGAAATTTTCAAAAAAGGCGATCAGTATTTTGGTAAAATCGTCTGGTTAAAAAATCCGAAAGACGATAAGGGTAATGTTAAAACAGACCTTAAAAATCCTGAAGAAAAATTAAAAACCAGGCCAATTTTAGGTCTGCAAATACTTAATAATTTTGTTTATGATGGTTCAAAATGGACAGATGGCAAAATTTATGATCCAAAATCAGGTAAAACCTACAGTTGCAACATGACGTTTAACGATGCCGGAGATTTAAACATCCGGGGTTATGTTGGCGTTGCACTTCTGGGTAGAACAGACATCTGGAAAAGAGTTAAATAA
- a CDS encoding response regulator transcription factor, with protein sequence MKILLIEDEPALVSVIVRGLAESGIEVSAATDGHTGLEMALKHQFDLIILDLMLPGMGGVQVCRELRKTNTEVPVIMLTALSSTENIVTGLDSGADDYLVKPFKFAELEARIRTHVRRSQKDVKPKNVIVIADLEIDVLSRTAHRSGKPIQLTATEYRLLEYFAQHQGMVLSRIQILENVWDIDFNMGTNVVDVYVNYLRKKVDNGYPNKLIHTVFGMGYMFKEKPGQ encoded by the coding sequence ATGAAAATTCTGTTGATAGAGGATGAACCAGCATTGGTGTCCGTAATTGTTAGAGGTTTGGCCGAATCAGGTATAGAAGTGAGTGCAGCTACAGATGGGCATACGGGTTTAGAAATGGCGCTTAAGCACCAGTTTGATTTGATCATTTTAGATTTGATGCTTCCCGGTATGGGTGGGGTACAAGTTTGCCGCGAATTACGGAAAACAAATACAGAGGTTCCGGTAATTATGCTTACTGCACTCTCCAGTACAGAGAATATTGTCACCGGACTGGATAGCGGGGCAGATGATTACCTGGTTAAACCCTTTAAATTTGCAGAACTGGAGGCCCGCATCCGCACCCATGTCAGACGAAGCCAGAAGGATGTTAAGCCAAAAAATGTAATTGTCATTGCAGATCTGGAGATTGACGTGTTATCCCGTACCGCACATAGAAGTGGCAAACCCATCCAACTTACCGCCACAGAATACAGATTGTTAGAATATTTTGCACAGCATCAAGGCATGGTGCTCTCCCGGATTCAAATTCTGGAAAATGTATGGGATATCGATTTTAACATGGGTACCAATGTAGTAGATGTTTATGTCAATTACCTCCGGAAAAAAGTAGACAATGGTTACCCAAATAAATTAATCCATACTGTTTTTGGCATGGGCTATATGTTTAAGGAAAAGCCTGGTCAATGA
- a CDS encoding inositol-3-phosphate synthase produces the protein MQNPENKIKVAILGVGNCASSLVQGVEYYTKFTDKTSGLMADNIGGYHAANIEFVCGFDVDERKIGLPLKDAIFAKPNCTIILNSDIRTEAPVYRSPVIDGVSPQMIAYPEANRFVVKEELKTTDSLIDGITYDKDLVYTIRKEIIDRLVEHEVEVLINYLPVGSQLATEFYAEICIELGISLVNCIPVFIASDPVWEQRFIDAGIPIIGDDMRSQFGASIVSQMLQELAFERGHHVKAHIQRNVGGNTDFLNMEDKNRLKSKKISKENVIRAQNDIRGISTEDSFLHAGPSEYIAFYGDNKVANFRLELEGFMGAPVVFDAQLSVQDSPNSAGVVIDAIRYVYVARELGLVGALRGPSASTQKTPPEQMMFSDAIYECHALAKRELTASTRKQLKKEVAA, from the coding sequence ATGCAAAACCCAGAAAACAAAATCAAAGTTGCAATTTTAGGTGTAGGAAACTGCGCCAGCTCTCTTGTACAGGGAGTGGAATATTATACGAAGTTTACGGATAAAACATCAGGCTTAATGGCTGATAACATTGGTGGATACCATGCCGCGAACATTGAGTTTGTTTGTGGATTCGATGTTGATGAAAGAAAGATTGGCCTGCCATTAAAAGATGCTATTTTTGCTAAACCAAACTGTACCATCATTTTAAACAGCGACATCAGAACTGAAGCTCCTGTTTACAGGTCTCCTGTAATTGATGGTGTTTCACCACAAATGATTGCGTATCCTGAAGCTAACCGTTTTGTAGTTAAGGAAGAGTTAAAAACAACTGACTCTTTAATTGACGGAATCACTTACGATAAAGATTTAGTTTATACCATTCGCAAAGAAATCATTGACAGATTGGTTGAACATGAAGTTGAGGTATTAATCAATTACCTACCTGTAGGATCTCAACTGGCCACAGAATTTTACGCGGAGATCTGTATTGAACTAGGTATATCCCTTGTAAACTGTATTCCTGTATTCATTGCTTCTGATCCTGTTTGGGAGCAAAGGTTCATTGATGCTGGTATTCCAATTATTGGTGATGATATGCGTAGCCAGTTTGGTGCAAGTATCGTTTCTCAAATGTTGCAGGAACTTGCTTTTGAAAGAGGTCATCATGTGAAAGCCCACATTCAGCGTAATGTTGGCGGTAACACCGACTTCCTGAACATGGAAGATAAAAACCGTTTAAAATCTAAAAAGATTTCAAAAGAGAATGTAATCCGTGCTCAGAATGATATCCGCGGTATTTCTACCGAAGATAGTTTCCTTCATGCTGGTCCTTCTGAATATATTGCTTTCTATGGCGATAACAAAGTAGCGAATTTCCGTTTGGAACTTGAAGGTTTTATGGGTGCACCAGTAGTTTTTGACGCACAGCTTTCGGTACAGGATTCTCCGAACTCTGCGGGTGTAGTAATTGACGCCATCCGTTACGTATATGTAGCCAGAGAATTAGGTTTAGTTGGTGCTTTAAGAGGTCCTTCTGCATCTACTCAAAAAACTCCACCAGAGCAAATGATGTTTAGCGACGCTATTTATGAGTGTCATGCACTTGCGAAACGTGAACTGACCGCTTCGACAAGAAAACAATTGAAAAAAGAAGTAGCTGCTTAA